Proteins found in one Erythrobacter sp. 3-20A1M genomic segment:
- a CDS encoding RluA family pseudouridine synthase produces the protein MIDILYEDAEALVIDKPAGLPVSRPRRGGESLEDHLDALKLGFERAPVPVHRLDTDTSGCLLLARNPKALKRFAATFEERGVTKHYLGIVDGVPVETEGTIDLALAKISSKEAGWRMIPARKGKPSLTHWRMVQPLQRGALICFRPETGRTHQLRVHAASGLGHPLLGDPVYGQGGTAPRTMLHAAAIVVPREGKPDIRAEAPLPRDFCMLGARCG, from the coding sequence ATGATCGACATACTGTACGAAGACGCCGAAGCGCTGGTGATCGACAAGCCGGCGGGCCTGCCGGTCTCGCGCCCGCGCCGCGGCGGCGAATCGCTGGAAGATCACCTCGACGCGTTGAAGCTCGGCTTCGAACGCGCCCCGGTGCCGGTCCACCGCCTCGATACCGACACCTCCGGCTGCCTGTTGCTGGCGCGCAATCCGAAGGCGTTGAAGCGATTCGCGGCGACGTTCGAGGAACGGGGCGTGACCAAGCATTACCTCGGCATCGTCGATGGCGTGCCGGTCGAGACCGAGGGGACGATCGACCTCGCCCTCGCCAAGATCAGTAGCAAGGAGGCGGGGTGGCGCATGATTCCTGCGCGCAAGGGGAAGCCCTCGCTGACCCACTGGCGCATGGTCCAGCCGCTCCAGCGCGGCGCGCTGATCTGCTTCCGGCCGGAGACGGGCCGCACGCACCAGCTGCGCGTGCACGCGGCCAGCGGGCTGGGGCATCCCCTGCTGGGCGACCCGGTCTACGGGCAAGGCGGCACCGCCCCGCGCACCATGCTGCACGCCGCCGCGATTGTCGTGCCGCGCGAGGGCAAGCCCGATATCCGCGCCGAAGCGCCGCTTCCGCGCGATTTCTGCATGCTCGGGGCGCGCTGTGGATGA
- the arfB gene encoding alternative ribosome rescue aminoacyl-tRNA hydrolase ArfB codes for MDEDLLGRAHALAQESFLAGSGPGGQNANKVATNVQLRVNAYKLRLPPAVFRRLREIAGSRLTASGDILILAREHRTQEANRAEAREKLESLLEDAHRRPPRRAKTRLNRLNKKKRLATKKARGEVKAKRGKVEL; via the coding sequence GTGGATGAGGATTTGCTCGGTCGCGCCCACGCGCTGGCACAGGAAAGCTTCCTCGCCGGCAGCGGGCCGGGCGGGCAGAACGCCAACAAGGTCGCGACCAACGTGCAACTGCGCGTCAACGCCTACAAGCTGCGCCTCCCGCCCGCGGTATTCCGCCGGCTGCGCGAAATCGCCGGGAGCCGCCTGACCGCATCGGGCGACATCCTGATCCTTGCCCGCGAACACCGCACGCAGGAGGCGAATCGGGCCGAGGCGCGCGAGAAGCTCGAATCGCTGCTGGAAGACGCGCACCGGCGCCCGCCGCGCCGCGCGAAGACCCGCCTCAACCGCCTCAACAAGAAGAAGCGACTCGCCACCAAGAAGGCACGGGGCGAGGTGAAGGCGAAGCGCGGCAAGGTCGAATTATAG
- the rpmG gene encoding 50S ribosomal protein L33 — translation MAKPATVKIKLVSTADTGFYYVTRKNPRNTTEKMSFRKYDPVARKHVEFKEAKIK, via the coding sequence ATGGCGAAGCCCGCAACCGTCAAGATCAAGCTCGTCTCGACCGCAGACACGGGCTTCTATTACGTCACGCGCAAGAACCCGCGCAACACGACCGAGAAGATGAGCTTCCGCAAGTACGATCCCGTCGCGCGCAAGCACGTCGAGTTCAAGGAAGCCAAGATCAAGTAA
- a CDS encoding outer membrane lipoprotein carrier protein LolA, whose product MITRFRSATGAALAAMMAVSAPAALLAPVPVEAASTGTLDDAVSALRGISTMKANFTQTDRNGQTVRGEMTLKRPGKIRFDYGKSAPMLVVSNGKSLTLIDYEVNQVQRWPISNSPLGALLDPKRDVKRYGTLRPTSNPNVMSVEVRDSKKPEFGVITLVFVRDGSAPGGWELTNWVALDAQNNRTTVRLSNQRYGVAVNDSAFTYRDPRRTTRRPG is encoded by the coding sequence ATGATCACCCGTTTTCGCTCCGCCACCGGTGCCGCTCTGGCGGCCATGATGGCCGTGTCCGCCCCTGCCGCGCTGCTCGCGCCGGTACCGGTCGAGGCTGCCTCGACCGGTACGCTGGACGATGCGGTTTCCGCGTTGCGCGGCATCAGCACGATGAAGGCGAACTTCACCCAGACCGACCGCAACGGGCAGACCGTGCGCGGCGAGATGACGCTGAAGCGTCCGGGCAAGATCCGGTTCGATTACGGCAAGAGCGCGCCGATGCTGGTCGTATCGAACGGCAAGTCGCTGACGCTGATCGATTACGAGGTGAACCAAGTCCAGCGCTGGCCGATCAGCAATTCGCCGCTGGGCGCGCTGCTCGATCCCAAGCGCGACGTGAAGCGCTACGGCACGCTGCGCCCGACCAGCAATCCCAACGTCATGAGCGTCGAGGTGCGCGATTCGAAGAAGCCCGAATTCGGCGTCATTACGCTGGTATTCGTGCGCGACGGTTCCGCGCCGGGGGGCTGGGAACTGACCAATTGGGTCGCGCTCGATGCGCAGAACAATCGAACCACGGTGCGGCTGAGCAATCAGCGTTACGGCGTTGCGGTAAATGACTCCGCGTTCACCTACCGCGACCCGCGCCGCACCACCCGTCGCCCGGGCTGA
- a CDS encoding alkaline phosphatase: protein MPSLRFPALALGALALTLGACTTDTGGDARVASASQAAPTAPTGQAKNVILFIGDGMGISVITATRILAGQRQGGTGEEYALPFEKFPHVALVKTYNTDAQVPDSAGTATAMNSGEKTRMGMLGVGPGAARGDCAASLDNRLPHIADLARKSGRAVGIVTTTRLTHATPAAVFAHAPERDWEADADMPAAALAQGCTDIASQLVAYPFDLALGGGAEKFAGKTAGGDRADGTDLAKDWAARTGGSYVTSETQLEAAPQGKPVLGLFSPSHMTYMLDRKPDSAEPTLTQMTAQAVDRLGRDPDGYFLMVEGGRIDHGLHAGQAGYALEEGLELAKAVQYAIDHTDPANTLILVTADHSHVLSIAGYPKRGNPILGLVRPPEGGDEEHHGGTGDEPALAADGKPYTTLGFANGPGAVQGARPVPETGPRAHQQSLVPLGSETHGGEDVALFATGPGSDEAHGVIEQNVIFDIMADAMGVSEKN, encoded by the coding sequence ATGCCATCGCTTCGCTTCCCCGCTCTCGCGCTCGGCGCGCTCGCCCTGACCCTGGGGGCCTGCACCACGGACACCGGTGGCGATGCGCGCGTGGCGAGCGCCTCGCAAGCTGCGCCGACAGCCCCCACCGGCCAGGCGAAGAACGTCATCCTGTTCATCGGCGACGGCATGGGCATCTCGGTCATCACCGCGACGCGTATCCTGGCGGGCCAGAGGCAGGGCGGAACGGGCGAGGAATACGCGCTCCCGTTCGAGAAATTCCCTCACGTCGCGCTGGTCAAGACCTACAACACCGATGCGCAGGTGCCCGACAGCGCGGGAACGGCGACCGCGATGAACTCGGGCGAGAAGACCCGCATGGGCATGCTGGGCGTCGGACCGGGCGCGGCGCGGGGCGACTGCGCCGCCTCGCTGGACAACCGCCTGCCCCATATCGCCGACCTCGCCAGGAAAAGCGGGCGCGCGGTCGGTATCGTCACCACCACGCGGTTGACCCATGCCACCCCGGCCGCGGTCTTTGCCCATGCGCCCGAGCGCGACTGGGAAGCGGACGCCGACATGCCCGCCGCGGCGCTCGCGCAAGGGTGCACCGACATCGCAAGCCAGCTGGTCGCCTATCCGTTCGATTTGGCGCTGGGCGGTGGAGCCGAGAAATTTGCCGGCAAGACGGCGGGCGGCGACCGCGCCGACGGTACCGACCTGGCAAAGGACTGGGCCGCCCGCACCGGCGGCAGCTACGTTACGAGCGAGACGCAGCTGGAGGCCGCCCCGCAGGGCAAGCCGGTGCTCGGCCTCTTCTCCCCCAGTCACATGACCTACATGCTCGATCGCAAGCCCGACAGCGCCGAACCGACGCTGACGCAGATGACCGCGCAGGCGGTCGACCGGCTCGGCCGCGACCCGGACGGTTATTTCCTGATGGTCGAGGGCGGGCGAATCGATCACGGATTGCACGCCGGGCAGGCGGGCTATGCGCTGGAGGAAGGGCTGGAACTGGCGAAGGCGGTGCAATACGCCATCGATCATACCGATCCGGCGAACACGCTGATTCTGGTCACCGCGGACCATAGCCACGTGCTGTCGATCGCGGGCTATCCCAAGCGCGGCAATCCGATCCTCGGCCTGGTCCGTCCGCCGGAAGGAGGCGACGAGGAGCATCACGGCGGGACCGGAGACGAACCTGCGCTGGCCGCCGATGGCAAGCCCTACACCACGCTGGGTTTCGCCAACGGACCCGGCGCGGTGCAGGGCGCGCGTCCGGTTCCCGAAACCGGGCCGCGCGCGCACCAGCAATCGCTCGTGCCGCTGGGCAGCGAGACGCATGGCGGAGAGGACGTGGCGTTGTTCGCGACAGGGCCAGGCAGCGACGAGGCGCATGGGGTGATCGAACAGAACGTGATCTTCGACATCATGGCCGATGCGATGGGGGTGTCGGAGAAAAACTAG
- a CDS encoding exodeoxyribonuclease III, with protein MVSVTTWNINSVRLRLPLVERFLTEQSPDVLCLQEIKCQEHQFPHEAFRRLGYHHIAINGQKGYHGVATVSRIPFRDFSKHDWQDNGEARHIGVELLGEGKGMIVENVYVPAGGDIPNRELNLKFGQKLDFLGRMTRWADAIDRPTLIVGDFNVAPLESDVWSRKQLLKVVSHTPIEVETLQRFMDAHGWVDIGREHIRAPDRYYSWWSYRAKDWKTGDRGRRLDHMWASPDLAKQATAHRVLEDARDWEKPSDHVPLTTEFSL; from the coding sequence ATGGTTTCTGTCACCACCTGGAACATCAATTCGGTCCGCCTGCGCCTGCCGCTGGTGGAGCGTTTCCTCACCGAACAATCGCCCGACGTGCTGTGCCTGCAGGAGATCAAGTGCCAGGAACACCAGTTCCCGCACGAGGCGTTCCGCAGGCTCGGTTACCACCATATCGCGATCAATGGGCAGAAGGGCTATCACGGCGTCGCCACGGTCAGCCGCATCCCCTTTCGCGACTTCTCGAAGCACGACTGGCAGGACAATGGCGAGGCGCGCCATATCGGTGTCGAACTGCTGGGCGAAGGCAAGGGGATGATCGTCGAGAACGTCTATGTCCCCGCGGGCGGCGACATTCCCAATCGTGAGCTGAACCTGAAATTCGGGCAGAAGCTCGACTTCCTCGGCCGGATGACGCGCTGGGCCGACGCGATCGACCGACCCACTTTGATCGTGGGCGATTTCAATGTCGCGCCGCTCGAAAGCGACGTGTGGAGCCGCAAGCAATTGCTCAAGGTCGTCAGCCACACGCCGATCGAGGTCGAAACGCTGCAACGCTTCATGGATGCGCATGGCTGGGTCGATATCGGGCGCGAGCATATCCGCGCGCCCGACCGGTATTACAGCTGGTGGAGCTACCGCGCGAAGGACTGGAAGACGGGCGACCGCGGGCGGCGGCTCGATCATATGTGGGCCAGCCCCGACCTCGCGAAGCAGGCGACCGCACACCGCGTGCTGGAGGATGCGCGCGACTGGGAGAAGCCGAGCGACCATGTGCCGCTGACGACGGAGTTCAGCCTCTGA